In Bacillus sp. DX3.1, the following proteins share a genomic window:
- the rpsS gene encoding 30S ribosomal protein S19: MGRSLKKGPFVDEHLMSKMEKLVASEQKQVVKTWSRRSTIFPQFIGHTIAVYDGRKHVPVYITEDMVGHKLGEFAPTRTYKGHLADDKKTRR, from the coding sequence ATGGGACGTAGCTTAAAAAAAGGACCATTTGTCGATGAGCATTTAATGAGTAAAATGGAAAAATTAGTTGCATCTGAGCAAAAACAAGTTGTTAAAACTTGGTCTCGCCGTTCAACAATCTTCCCACAGTTCATCGGTCATACAATTGCTGTATATGACGGTCGTAAACACGTACCTGTGTACATCACTGAGGACATGGTTGGCCATAAGTTAGGTGAATTCGCACCAACTCGTACGTACAAAGGTCACCTTGCTGACGATAAGAAAACTAGAAGATAA
- the rplV gene encoding 50S ribosomal protein L22: MQAKAVARTVRIAPRKVRLVVDLIRGKQVGEAIAILNHTPKTASPVVEKVLKSAIANAEHNYEMDINNLVVETVFVDEGPTLKRFRPRAMGRASQINKRTSHITVVVSEKKEG, from the coding sequence ATGCAAGCTAAAGCAGTAGCGAGAACAGTTCGTATTGCTCCTCGTAAAGTTCGTTTAGTAGTAGACTTAATCCGAGGTAAGCAAGTGGGTGAAGCGATTGCTATCCTTAACCACACACCAAAAACTGCTTCTCCAGTTGTAGAAAAAGTTTTAAAATCTGCAATCGCAAATGCAGAGCATAATTATGAAATGGACATTAACAACTTAGTTGTTGAAACAGTTTTCGTTGACGAAGGTCCTACGTTAAAACGTTTCCGTCCACGTGCAATGGGTCGTGCAAGCCAAATTAACAAACGCACAAGCCACATCACAGTTGTGGTATCAGAAAAAAAGGAGGGATAA